Sequence from the Bacillus sp. es.036 genome:
CAATCGAGCTTTGAAATTCGTCGCTTGTAAAATCGGTTTCGCCTGCTGTAATTTGATCGACGAACTCATTACCACCATAATGAGCCGGCCCAATGATGCCATGTGACAATGACAACAGCCAGCCTTCTTTAGTACCAAGGGCGATCGGTGTCGTACCTTCTTTCTTAATTTTTTCATTTAGCGCCATGAACTCATCCCACGTTTGTGGTTCTTCAAGACCCATTTCTTCAAACATTTTTTTGTTGTAAAACATTTGTGTCGTACTCATATTAAGCGGTACACCATATTGCTTATCATCCGATCCTTTTGAAGCGGCAAGCGTTTCGTCTGAATATTGATCGAGTCCTTCTAAATCATCAAGCGGTTCAAGGTATCCTGCATCCGCAAGCTCGATCCCAGGCGTATAAGGACGAAGGTGAATGATATCAGGTCCTTCTCCACTTTGAAGGGCCGTGTTTAAAATCGTGTTATACTCCGTATTTTTTGAAGGTTTAAACTCTACGTTAATGTCCGGGTTTTCTTCATTAAATTTATCAATGATTTTTTGATAGCTTGCTTTATCTTCTGTTCGCCAGCTGCCAATCGTTAGCGTGACGCTGTCTTCACTAGCTTCAGAATCTCCTGAATTGCCACCACTTTCAGAGCTACATGCGGATAAGACTAAGATAAATGCTAAAAAACCCGTTAAAGTAAACGCTTTCATTTTATTCATTACTTTTCCCCCTCGTTTAGTTAGTAAAATGAGCGTAAATCAAAGAATGAAGATCAGGACGAATGTGTTTCATCTTGTGCTTCCTTCCATACTGAACAACATTCGTTAAAAACGTAACAATCAGCTCTTTCTGCGGATCAACCCATAAACTCGTTCCAGTAAATCCCGTGTGGCCGAAGCTTCCTGCTGACCACCCCCTTCCGCATGATAAAGTAGTGCCTTTCCCGCTCCACACTTCAAACCCCATACCGCGATTTTCAGCAACGTGATTTCGTGCTTTTTTCATCAGAGTTTGTGATAGCACCTTTTGCGTTTCTGGGTAAAGAAAATAAGAGCCAAATTTGCCAACATCACTCGCAGTAGAAAAGAGACCAGCACTTCCGCTTGCGCCGCCAAGATGGAGCGCTTTTTCATCGTGAACCTCGCCTTGGATGTAGTGATTTTTATACCATTCTGTTGAAGCGATTTGATGATGCTCTTCCGGATGAAAGGTAGTATGAGTTAATCCCAAAGGTTGATAGAGCGTTCTATCTGCAAAAGTTGAAAGCGTCAGGCCAGTCACCTTTTCAATGACTGCCCCTAATAAAATC
This genomic interval carries:
- a CDS encoding ABC transporter substrate-binding protein, with amino-acid sequence MNKMKAFTLTGFLAFILVLSACSSESGGNSGDSEASEDSVTLTIGSWRTEDKASYQKIIDKFNEENPDINVEFKPSKNTEYNTILNTALQSGEGPDIIHLRPYTPGIELADAGYLEPLDDLEGLDQYSDETLAASKGSDDKQYGVPLNMSTTQMFYNKKMFEEMGLEEPQTWDEFMALNEKIKKEGTTPIALGTKEGWLLSLSHGIIGPAHYGGNEFVDQITAGETDFTSDEFQSSIDAMDELKQFFPENYEGLGMEDIRTMFFTGDAAMFPLGSWEIEVLREMNPDLELGFFPIPSAVGKEPTITTWVDGSYAINASSEHKDAAKKFLQFMTTEEFGTMFTEEFKMISAIPGIESEDELVNALGKAAEEQSTPYMMLVHFAGGNPSTKATIETELQGMYLGERTPEEVAKTVQESAQSWYEPLQK
- a CDS encoding serine hydrolase domain-containing protein — protein: MVKIDAYLRDLIVKKELPGAVLHVQQKGSTVFHRAYGGFIDSNNHPHTMKTTTRFDLASLTKVMATLPSILWLVDNTSVELDHTIQTYIPEFVHREITIRQALTHTTGLPADLTPPVQRFETRDVFNEVVNAELNSKPGTVVKYSDLGMILLGAVIEKVTGLTLSTFADRTLYQPLGLTHTTFHPEEHHQIASTEWYKNHYIQGEVHDEKALHLGGASGSAGLFSTASDVGKFGSYFLYPETQKVLSQTLMKKARNHVAENRGMGFEVWSGKGTTLSCGRGWSAGSFGHTGFTGTSLWVDPQKELIVTFLTNVVQYGRKHKMKHIRPDLHSLIYAHFTN